A part of Oscillatoria sp. FACHB-1406 genomic DNA contains:
- a CDS encoding MFS transporter, giving the protein MQLFESEELLPLPNDDDEARERAPADPHLPPELPTPPPKRGFGPVLKNRRFLVLWSGQIFSQLADKVYLVLMIALIASHFQAENQTISGWVSAIMVAFTIPAVLFGSLAGAFVDRWLKREVLVLSNLLRGALVLSLPLLFGISQQAKPFLNLPVGFWMLLGVTFLVSTLTQFFSPAEQSALPLIVDREHLLPANSLYTTTMMALLIVGFAVGEPLLGLTGDAFHAVGFPRDFGKELVVGGAYAIAGAILLLLNTGEKREMLERERPHVFEDIRDGLRYLGKNRRVRNALIQLTILFSIFAALAVLAVRLAEMLPGMKAEQFGFLLAVAGLGMGCGAFVLGHWGQQFSHTLLSRWGAFGVAGSLAMLSLSTHSLGLTLVAIAFLGVFAAFVGVPMQTTIQAETPEEMRGKVFGLQNNAVNIALSLPLALAGAAETFFGLSWVLLGLAAIALAGGLLTWYISRTGAAKSRSTSSGSI; this is encoded by the coding sequence ATGCAACTTTTTGAATCCGAGGAACTTTTACCTCTGCCTAACGATGACGACGAAGCCCGGGAACGCGCGCCCGCCGATCCCCACCTGCCGCCAGAATTGCCAACACCGCCCCCCAAACGCGGATTCGGCCCGGTTTTAAAAAATCGGCGCTTTCTGGTTCTCTGGAGCGGACAAATTTTCTCGCAACTGGCAGATAAAGTCTATTTGGTGCTAATGATTGCCCTGATTGCCAGTCATTTTCAAGCCGAAAATCAGACGATTAGCGGTTGGGTTTCGGCGATTATGGTAGCGTTTACGATTCCGGCGGTTCTGTTTGGTTCGCTAGCTGGGGCGTTTGTAGACCGCTGGTTGAAGCGAGAAGTTTTGGTTCTTTCTAATCTATTGCGCGGTGCGTTGGTGCTATCGCTTCCGTTGCTGTTTGGGATTTCGCAACAAGCCAAACCGTTTCTCAATTTGCCTGTGGGTTTTTGGATGCTGCTGGGGGTGACGTTCCTGGTTTCGACGCTGACGCAATTTTTCTCCCCCGCCGAACAGTCAGCCCTACCGTTAATTGTCGATCGCGAACATCTCCTCCCCGCTAACTCCCTCTATACAACCACGATGATGGCGTTGCTAATTGTCGGCTTTGCGGTCGGAGAACCGCTTTTGGGGTTGACAGGGGACGCATTTCATGCAGTCGGGTTTCCGAGGGATTTCGGAAAAGAATTGGTGGTTGGGGGGGCTTACGCGATCGCGGGAGCGATCCTGCTGCTTTTGAACACGGGCGAAAAGCGGGAAATGTTGGAACGAGAACGTCCCCACGTTTTTGAGGATATTCGCGACGGACTGCGCTACTTGGGTAAAAATCGCCGCGTCCGCAATGCTCTGATTCAACTGACGATATTATTCTCGATCTTCGCCGCCCTCGCCGTTCTCGCCGTGCGTTTAGCGGAAATGCTCCCCGGAATGAAAGCAGAGCAATTCGGCTTCCTGCTGGCGGTAGCTGGTTTGGGGATGGGTTGCGGTGCGTTTGTCCTCGGACATTGGGGACAGCAATTCTCTCACACGCTTCTGAGTCGTTGGGGAGCGTTTGGGGTGGCGGGATCGCTGGCGATGCTGTCGCTGTCTACCCACAGCCTCGGTCTGACTTTAGTGGCGATCGCGTTTTTGGGCGTATTTGCTGCCTTCGTTGGCGTGCCGATGCAAACCACTATTCAAGCGGAAACTCCCGAAGAAATGCGCGGCAAAGTCTTTGGGTTGCAAAATAATGCTGTTAATATTGCCTTGAGTCTCCCCTTAGCGCTGGCGGGGGCAGCCGAAACCTTTTTCGGGTTATCCTGGGTTTTGCTCGGTTTAGCGGCTATTGCTCTAGCTGGCGGACTCTTAACCTGGTATATTTCCCGTACAGGAGCAGCAAAATCGCGATCGACCAGCAGTGGCTCGATTTAA
- the recO gene encoding DNA repair protein RecO → MERTYKATGINLKTMPLGESDRLLTVLTSEYGLVRAVAPGARKPKSSLRGRSELFVVNELLVVKGRSLDKIVQAETRESYPGLSKDLSKLAASQYLAELALGLGLSEQPQVELYELLNEHLRRIERVVLSSPCDPAAILSHLAQGIFHLLANAGFAPEVQNCRVSGRSLVPDLSDPHWRVQFNVEAGGIFREDAEAVEGEAPTRKSYFLNSLELSLLQQLAASDLVPSLEVQDVRGGWLSVERILRDYTQYHLGKSIRSAVLLDTLFLSDF, encoded by the coding sequence ATGGAGCGAACCTATAAAGCGACGGGAATCAACTTAAAAACTATGCCTTTGGGGGAAAGCGATCGCCTGCTGACGGTGCTAACCTCAGAATACGGTCTGGTGCGAGCGGTTGCGCCGGGAGCGAGGAAGCCAAAGTCAAGCTTGCGAGGGCGTTCTGAGTTATTTGTGGTTAATGAATTGTTGGTGGTAAAAGGGCGATCGCTCGATAAAATTGTTCAGGCGGAAACGCGCGAGTCTTACCCCGGTTTGAGCAAAGATTTAAGCAAGTTAGCCGCGAGTCAATATTTAGCCGAACTCGCCCTCGGGTTGGGTTTGAGCGAGCAACCCCAAGTCGAGTTGTATGAGTTGCTAAACGAACATTTGCGCCGTATCGAGCGCGTCGTCCTCAGTTCGCCTTGCGATCCCGCCGCGATTCTTTCCCATCTCGCGCAGGGAATTTTCCATTTATTGGCGAATGCTGGTTTTGCGCCGGAAGTGCAAAACTGTCGCGTTAGCGGGCGATCCCTGGTTCCCGATCTCAGCGATCCCCATTGGCGGGTACAATTTAACGTTGAAGCGGGAGGAATTTTTCGAGAGGATGCAGAAGCTGTCGAAGGCGAAGCACCAACGCGCAAATCCTATTTCCTCAACAGTTTAGAACTCTCTCTGCTCCAGCAACTCGCCGCGAGCGATCTCGTGCCGTCGCTCGAGGTGCAAGATGTTCGAGGCGGATGGTTATCGGTCGAGCGAATCCTTCGGGATTATACGCAGTATCATTTGGGTAAATCAATTCGTTCTGCGGTCTTGCTCGATACTTTATTCTTATCTGACTTTTAA